The genome window TGCTGCTGCAACCGGGTTTACATGGATACCGGAAGATGCGCCCAGACGGGGATGCCCCTCCCAACGTCACGGTGTCTACCTCAACCATTCCACTCTCCATGGCTGCTAACCTGCAGCAGAACAGGCCCTCTGACCTGAACAGCATTGTGCACCAGATATACCAGATGTGCCAGGCCAGCGCGGGCCTTACCACTACCTCAGTCTGTGAGGGACAGATCGCCAACCCCAGCCCCATTAGCCGCAACGTGCTGATCCATGCCAGCACCCGGATGTCTGGCCACAGTGTGCCGGGTCACCTGCCACCCTGCATTGTAAACCCAGGGGACCCGACCATCGCCATGACAGCCATTGCACCAGGTGGCGTTGCCATGGGAAGTATGAACAGGATGCAAGCGGTCTACCAGAATGACATAGATTCTGCCACATGGCATCAGCAGCAGTTGGCACAGTTACAACAGCTGACCAGAGATGCTGCTGGGGCAGGGCATCCCAATAAGCTCCACAGAGATGTTTCTGGAGCTGGATTCACCAGCAAGACGTTGAGTTACCCTGCCGAGCTGTGTCTGGGCCAGCCTTACAATCTAAAGGTTCCCGGGGATAAATTGTCACCATCTCCCCCGGTCAATGGAATCCAGGGGGCTCTGCCGTACTCTAACGGGCAGTACTTCCAGCCAATATGGAACAACATCCTTCCAACTCCCAACAGCGACAGCTCTGGGTCCCAGGACTTGGGCATGGTGTTTCACGCAGGAGTCTCGGGCCCAGTGGACTGCGTGGCAGGGACTCACTTCCGGGCTGGAGCTGGTTCCTCTAGCCAAACGAATGTCCTGCAGACTGTGGACTACCTGGGTGGGGATTACCAGAACTCCTGCTTTAGGGACCAGACAATGGGGATGTTGGGGAAGGTTCACAGGCCCCCTATCAGCCGAGGCCCAGAACCAAATCTGAATCAGAATAGTCATATTCACCACCCTGTATACAGATGAACAGGGTTCAAGTAACTGTGGTGCTCTCGTCAGTCTTAACAGCAATTTTGGATAATGTTCTTTGTGTTGATGCCTTTTGATTGCCAAACttgtcagtgatttttttttttcagttcTGTTTTGGGAAAATTTTTGCTGACCAATTTTTCTCTCAAGGATGTTTCGTGAGATTGAAGTCTGTGTGTCGGCACCACTTTGTGTGATTAGAAACCAGTTTCAGCAACAGGATTGGAGGGGGTGAAAAGAATGCAAAACAGATGCAATCTTGCAAAAAACATCTGCACTACCAGAATCTTTGAGTTGAAGTGAGGTGTGAAAAGCTTTTGGCAGTTGTTGAATTATCTGGCATGTGTCCACGCATCACTCACTAGCAGGGTTTAGTGTGTgtgtaaaaaaataaataaataaatgcacaaTTGTCCCCATTAGCAGTTCTCGAGAGAGATGTAGGAGCCCATTATACCACTTCACAGCATGTCGGCATATTTATCTGAATTTTCTTTTGCATCCGTTGTACTGCTTTCCTACCAGCAGGTTGTGTTAATGTGGTTTCTGCTTAACAACTTTAGTGgtttccccaccccctctctttcctCTTGTATCCCACTTGTACTGCTGGCTTGTTGCAGGCTTTGTAATCTCTGAACTGCAGAGCTCTGTTTAACCCTGATGGATGATCCATTTGCAGAGCTGTCACCAGGAGGGAAAATGTTCAGAGTGATATTTATGACCGAAGAAGTGACAGATTGCAAACTCATTTAAATCTGCAGAGCTGTGTTTATTTTTTTCTGCTATTATAGATCAAAATAGGCCACTGTTTCAAAGCAAAATGAAGAACTGTCACTGCAGATGACAGTGCAGTCTGGGTTTTATGGTAATTTATTTAAAAACCTTTAGCGTTCTCCTTTCACCCTCTCTGTTGCTCCTTTATGTCTCTCCTCCCTCTCATTTTCTTTATGGGAGAGGGAGAGAACTGGAGTGAGAGTGAAAGTTTAGGATTGAGAGCCTGTGGATTCACCAGTGAAGGGCAGTTCTGTGTTGAAATGCTAACATCAGCTCTCATGGGCCAGTCACACTGACAAGCTCCATTCGTCCAACTAAAGCTCACTGGAGAATGCTGTGCATGTGGGGTTTTTGTTTTTGGAGGAGTTGGTAGGGAAATGCGGAAAAAATTCAGTCACAAAGATGGAATCACCAAATTGTGTCGTGGGTGACCAACCACAGGGTGTTTTTTGAGCAAAGCACACATCCTGCCTAGAGGCTGTTAGATGTTTGAGGGAGCGGCTTCTCAGTTGTTTGCATCAGATTATGCAGTATTTGCTGCAGAGTCTATATTTCTGAACTGTGTTTATGGTCCAGAGAGACTGCCATGCACTATCCCAATCAATGCTTAGTTCTGTTAGGTaccagttttagtttttagttcaaGTTCAGATAGCTTTCATACTGCAAACCTCACTATGACCATAGTGTAGCATAAAGAGATAGAGATCCTGCTGGATCATAAAGATGCACTGTGACCCGTTGGCACCATGAAAACTGTCCGACTTCTCTCAATCTGCTCGTAAAGCCCCTTTCCTTGCTCGCTGCTTCATTGACCTGTGAGGGTTTGCCATCGAGTAGTATCATGCCTTTAAACACCTGCAACACTTGGGTTGGCTGGGAGGAAAGATCGTTTGACTTAAATCAGATATGTTTGTACTAAAAGTGGCCTAGAAGCTGTCAGATTATTGTAAAAATACAACTGGTTCATTAGTGTCGTTTTGGGGACAGTAGCATGCTGCCTTGGGTCTGGGCCTGTATGCAGCTTCAGTTCGACAGCAACATAGTTGACCAACTTAGCTGCCCTCATTTAATTGCATCACAAATTGCTACAAAgaatgcagtgtttcaagaagaagGCAACCCGCCAGCGCATTCTCAGGGTAGctgaggatggacaataaatgctggccttgccagtgatgcctacatcacaagagtgttttttaaaaagaaactagcaagcacaataaattattatttttttttaaactctcaaaCAATGCACTGAATCGGTCAACAGACTGTGCAGTTAAGTCTTCCTCTAGAAGAGGCAGTCTTAAATTCATGAATTCTCTCTGGCACATGGGCTGGAGAAACCACCAGTTGTAAATCACCCGGGTTTGATTCCTAGGCTGTACTGGTCACTGCAGTTGACTTTACTGTCCTGGGACAGCTGTTCCCAGATTTCCACTCCCAGTTGCTCTCCAATGACACCTGCTGGTAGTCCTTGATATTATTTCAACTGTGATGCCCTACACGGGTGAATGACATGACGTTTGCTGTCTGAGCCAACACTGGGAAAATGATCACTGTGGTGGGGGTTAGGTGACAGGAATGGTAACATCAATGCATCCAGGCCCCAATATAAATTGACTTTGGCAGCGGAAATGATATAAAGTGGAGGAAATTGAGGCAAATCCTTTAAACTTTCATCACCAGGAACTCTGAACTGCAGAAACTGAAAATACTATTTGATTTCACCACCCCATTCCCTCGAAATTAAATACTCATTCTGGATAATCTATTTATACGGCTTCTATTTTTGATCAGAGGGAGACCTATTCTTGGAATACATCTCGGAAATCCCATGTTCATGCAATACTTACGACTGGCCTACCTGGGAGGCTTAAAGTAATTTCTGCTGCTGGTCCTGAATAAACAAAAAGGCCTTtatcaaataattaatttaattgcagACAAGTTTGGCAACAAATGCATTAAATGCGTTTTTATTTTTCTCTTCCATACACTGGCTGAATATTGCTATACTACTGTAACTTTAAAATTAAGTGTAATAATTCTGTATGAATGTTGCCTGTTAGTGAGGGTCTGAGTAGCAGCAGTTGTGTATGAGTGATGCCATTGAGTGATGCCATTGACACCTGCAAGTCATTGGTCTCCCTCAAGCCCATTGAAAAGCCTTAAGTCTTTGCTCTCCGTGGAGCTCTTAAAATGGTTGGAAAATAGAAAGCTGGTATTGTTTTCAGCGCAAAGCTACTGTCGAGGTAACAACAATCATTCTTGAGTCGTTCTCTTAAGCAACAGAAAAATTAGACTTAAAAAGTTTTGTGGAATATTTTTAGATATGTGTAGTTCAGGGCTGTAACAATTCTTCCCCCTGCCCCACCATCCCCCTTTTCAAGGCTTCAAAAATTTACTGAGTTGACTAGTTGTGATAAATGTTTTGTGATTGGAGTCACTACTTGATAAGCTCGATCATGATATTGCACATTGTACCACAGAATCAAGGCTGCTGGACAAACACTTAATGAAGATGGAGTCTGTTTATGTTGGTCATAAATGAACACTTCAGAATGTCTGCAGATGGTAGCTGGTCATCAACTGTGTAAAATATTCCTGTTTTTGCCTTCTCTTTAGGCCAACTCTTTGTCTCCTCTCACCTCCCCCTGCCCCCGCCACGACGGCTCAGACACCTCAGTGAGGGATATAATGAAGTGACGTTTTTTATCCTAAAACATTTTTCAACAGGAGTTCTGTGGGATGTGTTAGCATTGCAGAAAAAAACATAAATTTTGAAAGATTGTATGAATAACCACCATACTTCATCAAAGCTGCTTAATAGAAAAAAAGGTAAAGTTTTTTGGGGTTTTCAATACATTCGGTTCTTAATTATTTTTGTATCTTGCATGTGAGGGAAGACGAGCTTCTGATTCTTCCTAAGAACTTCAatttacttcaaaaatacttcaattTGATAAATTAAAATAATACTACAATTGTTGAACTGCAGCTCTGATGCAATCTTTCTTCACCGAGTTCATTTGTATTTGAAGCAGAATTAACAGATTAATTTTCAAGCTGGGAGACATTTAAGACTGTTGGTTGAAATAGTAGAATATCTGGTTTACTGTAAGTTTTCAGTGTCTTCACTAGATTTCAGTaacttcactctctgaaacttacttgTATCGCTCAACAGCACAATGACAGATTGTGCCTTTCCAAATTTTAGTTGTGGCTGGCAAGAGTATTTTGAGCTGTGTACCACTAGGTGAAGTACTGGTATATACGGGTTTGTCACTAGTGGCAATTCTTGTAAGCTGGCAAGTTAAGAGTATTGTTTTaagtacatttactatcccatgtcCCCTTGGCATCATTATGCTAAATTAGCCTGGCAAGAGCACTGAAATGGTTGTTCTTTGGATGTGGTAGTCAGCAGGGCTGAGGTTTGAGCAGAAGCAGCATTAAACACAAGACCTTGTGTCGGTATTAAAATAGTTTTGTGTCTAGGAAAATTGCAATGTTTTTTGACGAGTGGCCAGCGTAACATCACTGCATCAGAGAACTTGGAGGGATGTCTCACTGCACACCAAGCAAGGGTTAGACTTCACAGCTCATGGCTTTCTTAGTTTGATTGTAATGCTTGACAGAAGAACCTAGCTTCCTATTAATTGACTTCTAGCACAGATAGCTGCAGTGATGACTACTGTGGTTTAATGTGTGGCCTTGCTGTAGAAATCAATTTTATTCCAGACAAAAAGTATTTTACAGCATTTACAGGTTATGACCTAAAGCAGCTTAACTGCCATTCAGTGTTTTTGATTTTCAACTCAGAAGCTTTAGTAATGGATTTTAAAATTAGTTGATGGACGGTATGCAGTGGGCGAGTGTCGTGATGAGTCCTGTCTCCAGGAATTGCTGTCTCGGTATTTCATTCATTGTGTGTTCTAGATGTTACACACTCGATGGTAACTTTGCCCCAAGGCTTTTCTCTGTGATATTAAACATCTGCAAAGATGCCGTGCTGTGTTGTCACTAGGATTTTTAAAGTGTGCTGGGAGTGTGAAATCTTCTTGTACCAGAATCATCATGTACTAGCATTGCGAGTATTTATCCTCTAAAATTTCAGTCAAGATAAGCAATAGTCCTGTGAAGTTACAAGTACTGCGCCAACTTGAACTGTGAAGAGAAAAGTGGAATAAGCTTCCAGATGTTGTCCTGGCAAGCTTGGAGAGTATTCCGAGCTGGTGCTGACAGTTTATAGGTCTGTTactggtggaggcaggagcagttTGAGGTGATGGAACTAAATATGTCAACatcaaagggtatttatttaacttTTTTCTGTGATTTACAGGTTCCAATATCCAATAATCTGCTATGGGACTGGTGCCTATTCTAATAATTTGAGAAGCTTTAAAGTGTGTTTTTATTTTAAGTTTTAACAGCCCTTTGCTAATTCTAAATGAACACTTTTTATTTTCTTTGCTTACAATGTGAAGAGGGTGCCTCTACAGAGCTTGGCTTCATAACTTATTTGCTGCAATTGCCCTCTGTGGAGGAGACTGCTGCTGTATTCCTTAAACAAAAAAAAAGATAAATATAAGCTGCTTTTATACGTGCTACGGGTAAACTCGATCCTTCTGCAGGAGACATTGCAGTTGATGGAGTTACTGATCGAACAGTTGCACCTGATGTGCACCTAGCTAGGGATAAGAATTTGTGTTTGGAGTAAGAgtcgcaatgataaatgcatagatGGATGATTGATGCATTTCTATGTGGACTTAAATGGACAAGACTCGGGCATAGAACCTGTAGAGACCGTGCCAATTTCCGAAGCAGAGCCACTACTGTGAGAACTCTTAACTGAGGGGAGGTGACACCTTTTTCATTTGAAGAATTTGTACCTAACTTTCATGAATAATCTGCAATGTGCATTTTTACAGAGGTTTGTCGGTATAACTTCAGTTCCATTACCTTCTAAGTGTATTTTTGTGAACTTTGCATCCTGCAGACATGCACTTCCCAACCCACCAGCCCAGCTTCCTGTTGTACAGTCCAGTATCTCCTCTTGCACTGAGATGCTAACCTCACTGTGCAGTTGCTCACCTGGACATGTCACTAGATTTTTTTTGAAATCATCTGATGTGACATCTTCTGTTTTGCCAGTGGCTGATCTTGTAGAGCAGTGTGTATTTTTTGGATTTGAATTGTATGTTGACTAAACAACTTGAGCAAATCCAACTCACCTGTGACCACCTGTTATTTGAGCACCCTGACACTGGACAGCTGTATCTGTTAGGTGTTTAAAGCATATTCCACTTTAAATTCTACCAACTGTAGAATCCTGACACTAGAATTGTTTTAAATAAGCTGTGATATATTCACCAGCAGCAGCCCACCCCCCCCCAAAGCCCAGGACTGTTTTTTCTGTCCCCACCCCTGCTTGGAGCCCTGTATACATTCTCCAGTCTTTGCCCTTCACACTGCCCTTGTCAGCGAGGAGTGCAAAGAATGTAGCCTGTAGATTTCTTGGTAGTTCTGTTAGTGGAGAGGAGCAACTTGGGCATGGGAGTGCGGGGGGTCAGCATCTCTTGATCCCTCCCCAGCCTTCAAGTGGCAATGCTCTTTGTCGTGCTGGACCAAGAAATTTGCCAATATGTTTGCAAGTCAAAATGACCCATCAAAGCTGGGGTTTGATCTCACGTGCTCTGTACAAAACACTTAACACTAGTGCTGGGGGCTGAACCAGTATTAATAAACAGGAGTGTGATTGCAGACTACCCATTTCTTGCTTCATTGCTAGGAGCAAGTGAACCTAAACTAGGGCCGACTAAGGATGCTTGTGAGGGCAGAGTAGAACAACATCTGGACCCTAGTGAACATGTCCCCTGTCAGCAGCCGCCTGGTGTCTTGTCAGTTTGGGTAAATGGTCGCTTGTCTGATATTGATGTATGAAACTTCATAATTTATGACCTGGcttcttgatttaaaaaaaatcaagtatTAACCTTAAATTTTCCTTTCATGCAGGGAAAGCTCAACACTAACTGGTTGGTGTGTGTTTTACAATGTTTTCAGAGATGGAAATGTGGACAGTGAGCAGTCCTTGCTGTTGGATATATTAAATTCAGTATGAAAACAATGTATACTATTGTAGAACTACATTTTgatgaagaataaaaaaaaaaattgcacatcTAAACTACATGAAGCTTGATCTTGACATTTCTTTTTAAAATCTGCTGCAGCTCATGGGACCAGAGATGGGAAATGTGGATAGGACTGGCTGTTTTCAACCGGCGATGGTTTGGAGCTGGACTTCCACACGAGAGAGGTTGTAGGTTGGACGCTCTCTTGCATTTGGGGATTGGGGAATATTTTAATACAGTACTTTTCCTTCAGGAGGGTGGGTGAGGTAGAGTCCATGGTCGGGTGGATTGTGCACGAAGCTGGGAAACAGGAAGGATTGGTGGGACAAATGATGTTGTCTCTGTTTTTATGAAGGGCTGTCGTGTGCCGCAGTAACCTATCTTCCCGCTACAGAGGGTGAGTATTTCCAAAGTTCGCTGTTGTGGATTTCTAGCATTTTATTTCTCTCCCTATGTTTTCTGAATGTTTACTTGGCAAGAGAGGCAGAATGGGGGGAGTTGGTAAAGCACTGAGTTGTTAACTGGTTTACAGAATTGTGCAGTAATATTGTACTTTTAAAATTGCACCAAAAGCATTAACTGGCAGTCAACTAAACGTTCCAAGTTTAAAACATTTTGTGCCACATAAGTCATGGTCTGTAGATTGGTTTACTGCAGAGAGAAGTgggagagtggcgcagtggttagcaccgcagcctcacagctccagcgacccgggttcaattctgggtactgcctgtgtggagtttgcaagttctccctgtgtctgcgtgggtttcctccgggtgctccggtttcctcccacatgccaaagacttgcaggttgataggtaaatttgccgttataaattgcccctagtataggtaggggaatataggggacaggtggggatgtggtcggaatatgggattagtgtaggattagtataaatgggtggttgatggtcggcacagactcggtggaccgaagggcctgtttcagtgctgtatctctaaatctaaatcaaaaaatCATTAAAGATGTTGGATAATGAATAAGTTTTTTTTTGTCCCATGAAGCTGCATCATCTTGGAGTTAATTGGGGTGGGCAGCAGATCTCTTAGGTGAGCAATCTTTGTGCATGAGTCCTACTGGTTCATTTTGAGTTGAACCAGATCCTGTCTTTACCCAATGTCCCTAAACTTGTACTTTGGCATTCTGTGACCCCTGCTCGAATCAGGAACTCTGTCTAACTTAACCCGCCGCCCCACAACTCTCAACCGCCATCCCAGTAGGGGTTTGAGATCAGAACTGGTGCCTCCTTTTGCCACCTTTTGAGAGTAACACAGATCAGGACTAGAATGTGAAAGTTTTCCTGGTCAGTGTGGCTCAGTATTGGAGGTTGCAGTACTTTTTCACATCATCAACTAGGTATAATTTAACTCTGT of Heterodontus francisci isolate sHetFra1 chromosome 30, sHetFra1.hap1, whole genome shotgun sequence contains these proteins:
- the fam222ba gene encoding protein FAM222B, yielding MRSAQYPTPAELDAYAKKVANNPLTIKIFPNSIKVPQRKHLRRTVNGLDTSGQRFSPYPSHSSSNRGLLAIVKLPTKRIVKDFDGTRARLLPDMNPPSTPYAAPSTLPHPQNMLLQPGLHGYRKMRPDGDAPPNVTVSTSTIPLSMAANLQQNRPSDLNSIVHQIYQMCQASAGLTTTSVCEGQIANPSPISRNVLIHASTRMSGHSVPGHLPPCIVNPGDPTIAMTAIAPGGVAMGSMNRMQAVYQNDIDSATWHQQQLAQLQQLTRDAAGAGHPNKLHRDVSGAGFTSKTLSYPAELCLGQPYNLKVPGDKLSPSPPVNGIQGALPYSNGQYFQPIWNNILPTPNSDSSGSQDLGMVFHAGVSGPVDCVAGTHFRAGAGSSSQTNVLQTVDYLGGDYQNSCFRDQTMGMLGKVHRPPISRGPEPNLNQNSHIHHPVYR